Genomic segment of Vibrio celticus:
GACAGCAGTAATCTGATTCCTGGTCATGGTGGTATACTAGATAGAATAGATAGCTTAACGGCTGCATTCCCTGTCTTTGCTCTGCTTTATTTAGCATTCTAATAAAAAAGGGCAGTGATTCTGCCCTTTATTACATTTCTACGGTCATATGTGATGCGAAATCTAACTATCCTTGGCGCAACCGGCTCAATTGGTGCAAGTACACTAAAAGTCGTTGAGCAAAACCCAGATCTCTATTCAGTGGTTGCACTGGCTGCAGGCTCGAATGTTGAAAAGATGCTGGCGCTAGTTGAAAAGTGGCAACCAAGCTATGCTGCTATGGCTTGCCCTGATGCAGCGTCTCAACTGACTGAAGTGTTGTCCGCGAGTTACCCTAACGTAAAAGTGCTTTCAGGCACTGAAGGCATGTGTCAGGTTGCTTCTCTAGAAGAAGTGGACACGGTAATGGCTGCGATTGTTGGTGCCGCTGGTTTACTTCCTACTATGTCTGCGGTTAAGGCTGGTAAGCGTATCTTGCTTGCTAATAAAGAAGCCTTGGTAATGTCTGGGCAGTTGTTTATCGATGCGGTAGCAAAGTACGGCGCTGAACTACTTCCAGTTGATAGTGAACATAATGCTATCTTTCAATGCTTGCCTCAAAACGTACAAACTAACCTAGGCCGTTGTGATTTGGAAGAGAATGGCATCAACCATATTCTTTTGACTGGTTCGGGTGGTCCTTTCCGTTATACGGACGTTGCTGAGCTTCAGTCGGTAACTCCAGAACGAGCTATC
This window contains:
- the ispC gene encoding 1-deoxy-D-xylulose-5-phosphate reductoisomerase, which translates into the protein MRNLTILGATGSIGASTLKVVEQNPDLYSVVALAAGSNVEKMLALVEKWQPSYAAMACPDAASQLTEVLSASYPNVKVLSGTEGMCQVASLEEVDTVMAAIVGAAGLLPTMSAVKAGKRILLANKEALVMSGQLFIDAVAKYGAELLPVDSEHNAIFQCLPQNVQTNLGRCDLEENGINHILLTGSGGPFRYTDVAELQSVTPERAIAHPNWSMGPKISVDSATMMNKGLEYIEAKWLFNASQEQLKVIIHPQSVIHSMVQYKDGSVLAQMGEPDMATPIALTMSYPERTEAGVKPLDFTKVGELTFLEPDFSRYPCLRLAIEACYLGQHATTAINAANEIAVDAFLNNRVRFTDIAVINEHVMSKVCEQHNSEGLDSLESLLELDNMSRQIANQFIKEQLA